The Ranitomeya variabilis isolate aRanVar5 chromosome 7, aRanVar5.hap1, whole genome shotgun sequence genome includes a window with the following:
- the LOC143786210 gene encoding odorant receptor 131-2-like, which translates to MNFTSSQANSTKVSSQLSMNLEVLRTSGFIPTFLCFFFFLYFIAVMLSIFLKSPSARESARYVLFAHMLINDTVYLALGIFLFAFYFYPITFPVPFCYILVIMSSTTLKVTPFNLAALSLERYIAICYPLRHGEFCTVHRCGIAILVMWTIVLIPHIVDVIILIFSVERAYFLLYLKCGRINLGFTPAQEIIRVFSNAFTFSLAGLIIIFTYAKIMMVAVKMNSGKASASKAGKTIILHAFQLLLCMTSLTYRIVEMQFLDNIVLLAVINFCFFMCLPRLISPLIYGIRDELFSSNMKKYFLCNRLKMSFRKS; encoded by the coding sequence ATGAATTTCACAAGTAGTCAAGCAAATTCAACCAAAGTGTCTTCCCAGCTGAGTATGAACCTAGAGGTCCTGAGAACAAGTGGTTTTATCCCGACGTTCCTCTGCTTCTTTTTCTTCTTGTATTTCATAGCTGTGATGTTGAGCATCTTCCTCAAGAGTCCGAGTGCTCGGGAAAGTGCCCGCTATGTCCTGTTTGCCCACATGCTTATTAATGACACTGTGTATCTCGCTCTTGGAATTTTTCTCTTTGCGTTTTACTTTTATCCAATCACTTTTCCCGTCCCCTTCTGTTACATTCTCGTCATCATGTCTTCGACGACTCTGAAGGTCACGCCATTCAACCTGGCAGCCTTGTCCTTGGAGCGCTACATAGCCATATGCTACCCGCTAAGACACGGAGAGTTCTGCACAGTGCACAGGTGCGGTATCGCTATTTTGGTCATGTGGACCATAGTCCTGATTCCCCATATTGTGGACGTCATTATTCTCATCTTTTCAGTTGAGAGAGCCTATTTCCTACTTTATTTAAAATGTGGCCGAATAAATCTCGGATTCACCCCGGCACAGGAAATTATTCGAGTTTTTTCAAATGCTTTTACTTTTTCCCTGGCTGGTCTAATCATTATATTCACCTATGCCAAGATCATGATggtggctgtgaagatgaactccgGTAAAGCCTCAGCCTCCAAAGCTGGGAAAACCATCATACTCCACGCGTTTCAGCTCCTGCTGTGCATGACGTCTCTTACCTACAGAATTGTGGAAATGCAGTTCTTAGATAATATAGTACTGCTGGCCGTCATCAATTTTTGCTTTTTCATGTGTCTTCCAAGGCTTATTAGTCCTTTGATATACGGTATAAGGGATGAGCTTTTCTCTAgtaacatgaaaaaatattttttgtgcaaCAGGCTGAAGATGTCTTTTAGAAAGTCTTAA